The Salmonella enterica subsp. houtenae serovar Houten genome has a segment encoding these proteins:
- the ligT gene encoding 2'-5' RNA ligase encodes MSEPKRLFFAIDLPNEARAQIIAWRAAHFAAEDGRPVAAANLHLTLAFLGDVSDDKQRALAQLAGRIRQPGFTLHLDDAGQWLRSRVVWLGMRQPPRGLLQLANMLRAQAARSGCYQSPQPFHPHITLLRDVSHAVAIPPPGFCWSFPVTSFALYASSYGQGRTRYAELQRWTLSE; translated from the coding sequence ATGTCTGAGCCAAAAAGGCTGTTTTTCGCTATTGACTTACCCAACGAGGCGCGCGCACAAATTATCGCCTGGCGCGCCGCCCATTTTGCGGCTGAAGACGGGCGCCCCGTCGCGGCGGCGAACTTACACCTGACGCTGGCCTTTTTAGGCGACGTCAGTGACGATAAGCAGCGTGCGCTGGCGCAGTTAGCCGGACGAATTCGCCAACCGGGCTTTACGCTGCATCTGGATGACGCCGGTCAGTGGCTGCGTTCGCGCGTTGTGTGGCTGGGAATGCGCCAGCCGCCGCGCGGGTTGTTGCAGTTAGCCAATATGCTGCGCGCGCAGGCCGCCCGCAGCGGTTGTTACCAAAGCCCGCAGCCTTTTCACCCGCATATTACGCTTCTGCGTGACGTCAGCCATGCGGTGGCTATCCCGCCGCCGGGCTTTTGCTGGTCATTTCCGGTCACGTCGTTTGCGCTTTACGCCTCTTCGTACGGGCAAGGCCGCACCCGCTACGCCGAACTGCAGCGCTGGACGCTGAGCGAATAA
- the dksA gene encoding dnaK suppressor protein: protein MQEGQNRKTSSLSILAIAGVEPYQEKPGEEYMNEAQLSHFKRILEAWRNQLRDEVDRTVTHMQDEAANFPDPVDRAAQEEEFSLELRNRDRERKLIKKIEKTLKKVEDEDFGYCESCGVEIGIRRLEARPTADLCIDCKTLAEIREKQMAG, encoded by the coding sequence ATGCAAGAAGGGCAAAACCGTAAAACATCGTCCCTGAGTATTCTCGCCATCGCTGGGGTGGAGCCGTACCAGGAGAAACCGGGCGAAGAGTATATGAACGAAGCCCAGCTATCGCACTTCAAGCGTATTCTTGAAGCATGGCGTAATCAACTCCGGGATGAAGTCGATCGCACTGTGACGCACATGCAGGACGAAGCCGCCAACTTCCCCGATCCGGTCGATCGCGCCGCGCAGGAAGAGGAGTTTAGCCTGGAGTTACGTAATCGTGACCGTGAGCGCAAACTGATCAAAAAGATCGAGAAGACGCTGAAGAAAGTGGAAGATGAAGACTTCGGTTATTGCGAGTCCTGCGGGGTGGAGATTGGTATCCGCCGCCTGGAGGCGCGTCCGACAGCCGATCTGTGCATCGACTGCAAAACGCTGGCTGAAATTCGCGAAAAACAGATGGCGGGTTAA
- the sfsA gene encoding Sugar fermentation stimulation protein: MLFSPPLQRATLIQRYKRFLADVITPDGTALTLHCPNTGAMTGCATPGDTVWYSTSENTKRKYPHTWELTETQSGAFICVNTLRANRLTKEAIQENRLPELAGYNILKSEVKYGAERSRIDFMLQADFRPDCYIEVKSVTLAEKENGYFPDAITERGQKHLRELMGVAAAGHRAVVLFAVLHSAITRFSPARHIDIKYAQLLSEAQNKGVEVLAYKAELSATKMELNEPVPITL; this comes from the coding sequence ATGCTATTCTCCCCCCCTTTACAACGCGCTACGCTTATCCAGCGCTATAAACGTTTCTTAGCCGATGTGATCACCCCTGATGGTACGGCGCTCACGCTGCACTGTCCCAATACCGGCGCAATGACCGGCTGCGCCACGCCCGGCGATACCGTCTGGTATTCGACATCAGAAAATACTAAACGCAAATACCCGCACACCTGGGAACTGACTGAAACGCAATCCGGCGCATTCATTTGTGTGAATACGCTGCGGGCGAACCGGCTAACGAAAGAAGCGATTCAAGAGAATCGCCTGCCGGAGCTGGCGGGGTACAATATTCTGAAAAGTGAAGTCAAATATGGCGCTGAACGCAGCCGTATAGATTTTATGTTACAGGCAGATTTCCGCCCAGACTGCTATATTGAAGTGAAATCGGTCACGTTAGCGGAAAAAGAAAACGGTTATTTTCCCGACGCCATCACCGAACGAGGGCAAAAACATCTTCGGGAGTTGATGGGCGTTGCGGCGGCAGGTCATCGCGCGGTGGTGTTGTTCGCGGTGCTGCACTCCGCCATTACACGTTTTTCACCCGCACGTCATATCGATATAAAATACGCGCAGCTATTGAGCGAGGCTCAGAATAAAGGCGTGGAAGTTTTAGCTTATAAAGCAGAACTTTCAGCCACAAAGATGGAACTGAACGAACCAGTACCCATAACGTTGTAG
- a CDS encoding ATP-dependent helicase HrpB, whose amino-acid sequence MLQCGAKKVNPVEPFVTSLPVAAVLPELLTALKTAPQVLLSAPTGAGKSTWLPLQLLQQGSVAGKILLLEPRRLAARNVAQRLAEGVNEKPGETVGYRMRAQSCVGPRTRLEVVTEGVLTRMIQRDPELSGVGLVILDEFHERSLQADLALALLLDIQQGLRDDLRLLIMSATLDNNRLCQRLPEAPTIVSEGRAFPVARRYQPLAAHLRFDEAVAMATAELLRNESGSLLLFLPGVGEIQRVHEHLASRVGSDVLLCPLYGALSLEAQRKAIVPAPAGMRKVVLATNIAETSLTIEGIRLVVDSAQERVARFDARTGLTRLVTQRISQASMTQRAGRAGRLAPGICLHLLAKEQAERAAAQSDPEILHSDLSGVLMEVLQWGCHDPASLFWLDRPPEANLQAARRLLLMLGALEGDRLSARGRKMAAMGNDPRLAAMLVNAGEGDSAATAAMLAAILEDPPRGGGTDLSVVFSRRLPGWQQRSQQLLKRLQVRNGEPDSALIAPLLARAFSDRIARRRGQEGRYQLANGMGAMLDADDALGRHEWLIAPLLLQGSASPDARILLAQPLDIASLIQACPDLLRQSDTVEWDEAQGTLKAWRRMRIGQLTVNVQPLAKPSEEVLHQAMLNGIRDKGLAILNWTPEAEQFRLRLHCAAKWLPEYDWPAVDEASLLATLENWLLPHMTGVQSLRGLKSLNVAQALRGLLNYPMQQRLDSELPGHYTVPTGSRITIRYHEDNPPALAVRMQEMFGEASTPTLAQGRVPLVLELLSPAQRPLQITRDLSAFWQGAYREVQKEMKGRYPKHVWPDDPANTAPTRRTKKYS is encoded by the coding sequence ATGCTACAATGCGGCGCAAAGAAAGTTAACCCCGTGGAGCCGTTTGTGACGTCATTGCCCGTTGCCGCCGTATTGCCTGAATTGTTGACAGCCCTAAAAACCGCGCCGCAGGTTTTGTTGTCCGCGCCTACCGGGGCGGGGAAATCCACCTGGTTGCCGTTGCAACTTCTGCAACAGGGCTCGGTTGCGGGGAAAATCCTCCTGCTTGAACCGCGTCGTCTGGCGGCGCGTAATGTCGCGCAGCGTCTGGCGGAGGGGGTGAATGAAAAGCCTGGCGAAACGGTAGGCTACCGGATGCGCGCGCAAAGCTGCGTGGGGCCGCGTACCCGGCTGGAAGTGGTGACAGAAGGCGTATTGACCAGAATGATTCAGCGCGATCCCGAATTAAGCGGCGTGGGGCTGGTGATACTGGATGAATTTCATGAGCGCAGTTTACAGGCGGATTTAGCTCTGGCGCTGCTGCTGGATATCCAGCAAGGACTTCGTGACGATCTCAGGCTGTTAATTATGTCTGCGACGCTGGATAACAATAGACTTTGTCAGCGACTGCCCGAGGCGCCGACGATCGTCTCGGAGGGGCGCGCGTTTCCGGTGGCGCGACGTTATCAGCCGCTGGCGGCGCATTTGCGTTTTGATGAAGCCGTCGCGATGGCGACAGCGGAACTACTGCGCAATGAAAGCGGCTCTCTGCTGCTATTTTTACCCGGCGTAGGCGAAATTCAGCGCGTTCATGAACATTTGGCGTCGCGGGTAGGGAGCGATGTTCTGCTTTGCCCTCTGTATGGCGCATTGTCTCTGGAGGCGCAACGTAAAGCGATTGTCCCTGCGCCGGCCGGGATGCGTAAAGTTGTGCTGGCGACGAACATTGCCGAAACCAGTTTGACGATTGAAGGGATTCGTCTGGTCGTCGATAGCGCTCAGGAACGCGTGGCGCGATTCGACGCGCGAACGGGACTGACGCGGCTGGTGACACAGCGTATAAGTCAGGCGTCAATGACGCAGCGTGCGGGGCGCGCCGGACGACTGGCGCCGGGTATCTGTTTACATCTGCTGGCAAAAGAACAGGCGGAGCGGGCGGCGGCGCAAAGCGATCCGGAAATCTTACACAGCGATCTCTCCGGTGTGTTGATGGAGGTGTTGCAGTGGGGATGTCACGATCCGGCATCGTTGTTCTGGCTGGACAGGCCGCCGGAAGCGAATCTCCAGGCCGCCCGCCGTTTATTATTGATGTTAGGCGCGCTGGAGGGCGATCGATTAAGCGCGCGGGGCCGGAAAATGGCGGCAATGGGTAACGATCCGCGCCTGGCGGCGATGTTAGTCAACGCCGGCGAGGGTGATAGCGCCGCCACCGCCGCTATGCTCGCGGCCATCCTTGAGGACCCGCCGCGCGGCGGCGGTACGGATTTAAGCGTGGTATTTTCGCGGCGACTGCCGGGCTGGCAGCAGCGTAGCCAGCAACTTTTAAAACGGCTGCAGGTGCGCAATGGCGAGCCGGATAGCGCGCTTATCGCGCCGCTGCTGGCTCGCGCATTCAGCGACCGCATCGCGCGGCGTCGCGGTCAGGAAGGGCGCTATCAGTTAGCCAATGGCATGGGGGCGATGTTAGATGCGGATGACGCGTTGGGACGTCATGAATGGCTGATCGCGCCGCTGTTGCTGCAAGGCAGCGCCTCGCCGGACGCCCGAATATTGTTGGCGCAGCCGCTGGATATCGCCTCGCTGATTCAGGCGTGTCCTGATTTACTGCGCCAGTCTGATACGGTTGAATGGGACGAGGCGCAGGGAACGTTGAAAGCGTGGCGCAGAATGCGTATTGGGCAGTTGACGGTTAACGTTCAGCCGCTGGCGAAGCCGTCTGAAGAGGTGCTTCATCAGGCGATGCTGAACGGCATCCGCGATAAAGGTCTGGCCATCCTTAACTGGACGCCGGAAGCGGAGCAGTTCCGTCTGCGTCTGCACTGTGCGGCGAAATGGCTGCCGGAATATGATTGGCCTGCCGTGGATGAGGCGTCGCTGCTGGCGACTCTGGAAAACTGGTTGCTGCCGCACATGACAGGGGTACAGTCATTACGCGGGCTGAAATCCCTGAATGTGGCTCAGGCGTTACGGGGACTGCTTAACTATCCCATGCAGCAACGTCTGGATAGTGAACTGCCTGGGCATTACACTGTGCCGACGGGAAGCCGAATAACGATTCGTTATCATGAAGATAACCCGCCCGCACTGGCGGTCAGAATGCAGGAAATGTTCGGCGAGGCAAGTACGCCGACGCTTGCGCAGGGGCGAGTACCGCTGGTGCTGGAACTGCTTTCGCCCGCGCAGCGGCCGCTACAGATTACGCGCGATTTAAGCGCTTTCTGGCAGGGCGCGTATCGCGAAGTGCAAAAAGAGATGAAGGGCCGTTACCCCAAACATGTCTGGCCGGACGATCCGGCGAATACGGCCCCAACGCGGCGCACGAAGAAGTATTCGTGA